ATCCTCCTGTCCCATTCGCACTTCAACCACTGCATGGACATGCCGCACATCGCCCGCAAGACCGGGGCCACGGTCATCGGCACCGAAAGCTCCGCGAACATCGCCCGGGCCGGCGGCGTGCCGGAAGCCCAGATCCTGACCGTGCGGGGAGGCGAAGACTACGAGTTCGGGCGGCTGTCGATCAAGGTCATTCCCAGCCTGCACTCTGCGCTCAGCGCCAAGCACTACTTCAGCTCGGGCGTCGTTCCGCGCGACGTCCGGACGCCGCTCCGCCTCCGGGATTTCGTCGAGGGCGGCACCCTGGCCTACTACCTGCGGCTGGGCGCTCACGAAGTGCTAGTGTTCGGCTCGATGAACTACATCGAGCGCGAGGTCGCCGGGCTCCGGCCCGGAATCGTGCTCGTCGCCGCGGCGCAGCCCCGCCTGGAGATCCACGACTACACCGGCCGCCTCCTGCGCGCCCTGAGCCGCCCCCGGGTCGTCATCGCGACCCACTGGGACGACCAGGGACTCCCTTTCGGGGCGCCCCAGGACGAGGCCTGGGCGCGCGCGCAATCGTTCGTGGCCGAGGTCAAGGCCGTGGCCCCGCGCAGCCGGGTCGTGATCCCCCGGCACTTCGAGACGGTCGAGGTCGAGCCCCCCGGCCGGGTCAGACCGTCCCGATGAACCGGGCGTAGGCATCGAGCATCGGCAGGATCTTCTCGCGCCCCTCCGAAGGAAGCCCGAAGATCGCCCGGCTGACCCCCGCCGCCCGCAAGCCGGCCAGCGCCGCGGCGTCCGGCCTGGCGAAGAAGATGCTCACGGGTACGGATGCCGGATCCCGGCCGGCAGCCCGGGCCTGCTGATGGAGCTCGGGAATGCGCTCGGCCGGATTCCGGCCAGGGCGGGAGATGGGCATCCAGCCGTCCGCGAACTCGATCACCCGATCCAGCGTCCTCGCCCCGTCGCCGCCCATCAGGATCGGAGGATGGGGCTTCTGTAGCGGCTTGGGATGCGACCAGATCTTGTCGAAGCGGACGAACTCGCCGTGGTATTCCGCCTCCTCCTTCGTCCAGATCTCCTTCATCGCCAGCACGCGCTCACGGAGGACACGCCAGCGCTTCTTGAAGGCGGTCCCGTGATTCTCCATCTCCTCGGCATTCCACCCGCCCCCGATCCCGAAGAGGAACCGCCCTCCCGAGAGGCGATCCAGACTGGCCACCTCCTTGGCGG
This is a stretch of genomic DNA from Candidatus Methylomirabilota bacterium. It encodes these proteins:
- a CDS encoding MBL fold metallo-hydrolase, whose product is MAIRRARLQFTHLGAAGWSISDGRTVVLVDPYLSRVRFSGRAYGAPVAATVPGDRRRLLTMDDVPEPDTATIDARISRADFILLSHSHFNHCMDMPHIARKTGATVIGTESSANIARAGGVPEAQILTVRGGEDYEFGRLSIKVIPSLHSALSAKHYFSSGVVPRDVRTPLRLRDFVEGGTLAYYLRLGAHEVLVFGSMNYIEREVAGLRPGIVLVAAAQPRLEIHDYTGRLLRALSRPRVVIATHWDDQGLPFGAPQDEAWARAQSFVAEVKAVAPRSRVVIPRHFETVEVEPPGRVRPSR
- a CDS encoding LLM class F420-dependent oxidoreductase yields the protein MTDHRSKLEEVPMDFGAVMFPTDYAIRPDELGRALEERGFESLWVPEHTHIPASRRSPWPGGPNLPREYWHSYDPFVALTAAAMATRRLRLGTGICLIVERDAITTAKEVASLDRLSGGRFLFGIGGGWNAEEMENHGTAFKKRWRVLRERVLAMKEIWTKEEAEYHGEFVRFDKIWSHPKPLQKPHPPILMGGDGARTLDRVIEFADGWMPISRPGRNPAERIPELHQQARAAGRDPASVPVSIFFARPDAAALAGLRAAGVSRAIFGLPSEGREKILPMLDAYARFIGTV